AGCAAGTGCTTTGGAAGTTTCATGAATATTTTACTGTTGCCTTATGAGTTGATTTTGTGGACAATTTGGAATTATTAGCAGCAGAAAGATACAAAGAGCATAAATTTGGTTTCTAGTTAGGAATTGACCTCATTTGTTTAGTTAGTCCCAATGAGCAGCAAAAGGTACAAAATGTCAGTAAAATATATTGCTACTGTGAAGGAAAGTGGATGTAAGCCTTAAATTTGTGGAAACTGATTATGTTGAAATCTTTGTTTCGAGGTCCTTTACCCAGTAAATGATCTTCCATATTATATCCATTCCATATCATATCCATTGCACTGCTGTTCTGGAAGGTTACAGCTGCTAATGTTGATATCAAGATatctaggaaaaaaaaaaaaggttgtttTCTGTACTTTAGCATGACTTGggagaatattattatttgtattattttggaatcttgtatatttaaaaatgcagcttttgttttgtttttttacttttctctaATTTAGCAAGTTCTACTCCATAATTTCCTGACTATGATTACAGGGCAAGTGATTACTGGTAGTTGGGACAAATCTCTCAAGTGTTGGGATCCTAGAGGAGCAAGTGGACAGGAGCGAACCCTTGTTGGAACATACCCTCAGCCTGAGCGTGTCTACTCCCTATCTCTTGTTGGAAACCGTCTGGTGGTGGCCACTGCAGGAAGACATGTAAATGTCTATGATTTACGAAACATGTCTCAGCCCGAGCAAAGGAGAGAATCTTCTTTAAAGTATCAGACTAGATGTGTGCGTTGTTATCCAAATGGAACCGGTAAGATTACTCTTTATTCGTGATAAGTACTTATAAGTAGCTTAAAATGAATAGCAGTTAAAATATATTCGGTCTGCTATTCATCCCTGTTCTGAGGTCTTTTCTCTTGGTATAATTTGTTTTCATGCACACAATGCAGGATATGCTCTGAGTTCTGTTGAAGGACGGGTTGCTATGGAGTTTTTTGATCTCTCAGAAGCTAGTCAAGCCAAAAAGTAcatgttaatatttattttatcctgTTCTGTATTCCATAATATATCTTTAGTTTGATACATGCCTGGGATCTGCAATACAACCCTTCGTGATTCTGTTTCAAGAAGTAatccatttctttctttcatataTTGCCATGGCAATGTTATTGACATATCATTCTGCTtcatattcattattttgttcagaTATGCATTTAAGTGCCACCGAAAATCAGAGGCCGGAAGGGACATTGTGTATCCAGTGAATGCCATTGCCTTCCACCCCATGTAAGTTTCTAAGTtgtattttttgataaatctaTCGCTGAAAGACTTACGAAGAGTAGAAACTTCAGATACTCTGAAGGATTGGGTCAGTTTTACTCTGAAGATcctaataatttgatattctgttaaaaatttctaatttgaTGGATGGTTCAAATTGATGGTCTAATGCAAAATATTGTTAGCATGTTATCTGTCAGTTAggtaaatagaaaatttggaATGCAAGCCAAACCAGCACTAAGGGTGCACTGAACCTTTCCCTCATATGAAATTGTCTGTTGGAAAGTACAACTGGCCCTACGAGTTTGTGAGTAATTTTGCTGTGAAATACATATTATATAAACTTGAATAGGaagttttttcaaaattaactttgatTTTGCCTTTTAGATaggaaaatgtaaatataaattattgatatcaTCAACTAGAGTTGCGCATGATAAATTCATGTTTATAGTAAGCTAAATTGGTGGTTTTGATAGTAGTTATTACaacatcatcttcttcttacTCACATAATAACTAACCTATGATCTCATTTACATTTAATCTTCAGCTATGGTACTTTTGCGACCGGAGGTTGTGATGGTTTTGTGAATGTGTGGGATGGAAACAACAAGAAGAGGCTGTATCAGGTAAACAGCTGTTAGAAGTTTGATGGTTTTTAGGTGAACGTGTGCGaaatttctcatttaataTGAACATAATCATGCTTTCCTTTGGCAGTACTCAAAGTACCCGACAAGCATTGCAGCACTCTCATTCAGTAGGGATGGCCGACTTTTGGCTGTAGCATCAAGTTACACATTTGAAGAAGGAGATAAGCCGTAAGAATCAGTCTTGTCCCACATCCTTTTCTCCCTTGTTTCCAGCTTTAACGAATTGTTTGTTCATTTTTGCAGACATGAACCTGATGCTATATTTGTACGGAGCGTGAATGAAATTGAAGTCAAGCCAAAACCAAAAGCTTACCCAAACCCTCCTGCATAAATTAGGTTAACACTTTTCCAATTTACTGTAGTGTGTTTTCAGatgtaatattttgaaatactcTGTAAAAGCTTCATTACTTAAGATGAAGCTTCATCTGAAAactaaatttgtattatagATTGGAATTTTCATTCTCTTCATCTTCCATCCTGTTTGCACCGACCGATAGTAAAGTTGGTTCAAAGAATTTCATTTGTTCTTTTCcctgttatttttgttgaattacTTGGACTGTAGTATTTCacggaattgattttgatgcatTTGTTAGCCTTTCTTACATAATCATAAATCATGTCAAACTTGCAAGTTCTTACATCCAAGAACAAGAGAAACTGTTTGGGGCCTTCAAATTAAAACTCACcagaaaaataaagcaaaaactgCTTAATATTGGAAAGATATTTGTtagaaagcaaagaaaaatgtcaaaCTTTTGATGTCTTTGCCAAGAAGGTAACCTAACAAAAATCCCATTTCCACAGATACAAATCTATACATCATCTAAAAGCTGAAGCAGCTACGAGCTTACCAGTCAGCATAGATACAACCACTGGGATCAAATGTAACCAGTGGATGAAAAAAAAGGATCAACCATAACCAGTAGCTCCTTGCATTGTGTGTGGAACAAAAAAGTTGACGTGATCAAACAGAACCCTTtcttatgtattttaagcTTATATGTTACAACTAATTCACCTAAATCCAGAAGGAGCTGCTTGTGGACCTCCTGCTTCTCTCTCCATGGACATTTGTTGAGCAAGCATCATATCGTAATCCTAATTTGAGAGAACTTGTTATTATAATGGACGTGGAACGGTGGAAGCATCAAATATCAGTAAAAAACTTGTTAGTTTTGATAAGTGAAAACATTACCCGTTTTTCATATGCTGCATCCTGTGAGTCGATTATCTTGTCTGCAAGGCCATACACTATAGCTTCTTTTGCTTGCATGTATTTAGGTCGTTGGATGTCTTTAGCAATTTCTTCCTTGGGTTTTCCTGTTCCTTTTGCTAATAGCTCAATGTAGCTTTCAGCGTTTGCTTCTAGATCTTTGGCCTAAAGAGAAATATAATGAGAAAAAGACTGAGGGTAATACAGGAAAGAGAGGAGGAGGAAGGTAGGGAATACCTTGCGCCACATGTCAGTAACGGGCCCACTCGACCTACCAACGACAggcaaatataattttgctgcaatttaacattaaaatgataagaaaCCATGGCGAACAAAGAGGATGATCTTCAGTTTTTATTTCTACATGTGATAAAGAACCTGTGGTTTTACAGTTTGATGACCAGCTAGCATATCATAACAGCTCCATTCTTAGAACAGGTCAGTATATAACAATATaagtacaatttgatttgaaattgACCAATGATTCTACTACTTCCTCgtttactttttcttaattagaGACTGATGAACCCTTTACTGtgcaaggaaaaaaaagacaagTTCTATGTCCTATTCAACAAGACACAGACAATATGCAGAAAAGTTATTATACTCCTCCCCTTGAAGGGAGTTACATGTTAAATCCCTGATGTCGGTCCCCAATTGGTCTAAAGTCCTACATGAACGGACAAGAAAGTAGGGCTACCAGTCTCATGAGTGATTGTTAATTTAGAAGTTTAATGCTAAAGTTTCAGGAAGAACTGGAAGCTGCCATACATCAGCGTTCAGCAAGCCCAAAGCATCAAACGCAATGAATGCAGTCCTACAAACCATTTCACCATCATTTGACCTTCTTACCGCTCTTAATGGCTCTCTAAATGAGCTTCGTCTTACTATAACtctcataatataaaattttcattcacatTCTACTCATCCCTTGAGTCCCACCAATATCGttgcacaaattttttttcccctgcCAATTAATGTCTTATCAGTTCAACTGGAAGCCACAGGTAGTTCAGGTCATGGGGGTGATTGATAAGTTATTCTCTGGTAAAGTTAGATTCTCCCTATCGTGAATTCATTCACCACAAATAAAGAATGGAACACTATCATCACAAGCTtcaaataaagcaaaatataTCAGTAAATCATGACAATCAATAAGGTCTATATAGAAAGTGAATCATACTGGAAGAATTTGGCTGTAAACCGCGGTAACCCTTTGCTCCAACAGATAGAAGCATTGCTGCTTGACCATATGCCATGCCACAATTTACTGTATAGACTTTTGATTTGCAGTACttcagaaaaaaagagaaaaaggagcAGAGGTTAATTAAAGCAGGTCATAAAGTTGATATAGAATGTAAACATAATCCAAAGCTCTATTAAATGATATAGGCCTCCAAAGGTTCTTTACAAGTatgttgaaaaatgaaaacaactCAACAAAGACGTTTTAACAAAATGGTGGTAAATAAATGAGTATTGAACCTTTGGCCACTTTCCCTAGTTCTATGGCACGCATTCAATATATACTTACAGCCATGGCATCAGCTATAGCATATGCATCAGTTTCGGCTCCAACACTCTCCTTCTTTTCATTCTACATGGTATAACAAAAAGCATATCAGCAAATGAATTTAGAAAGAGAATGCAATTCAAACAAGTTAAGAAAATTGATTCATATGTTGACATCCATTCAATATTAAGAAACAACATGTTCCAACACTAACCTGTGTCCCAGAGGAATTTATGTATAGATATATAGGCTTTGAGGCATTATCAAAATCCAACCACATAAACTGAGCAATAAGAAGCTCAGTCACTGCAGATACAATCTGAAGCAAACAGAACGAAAGTTTTAAAGTGGTACAGATCAAAAGGAGGAAGATGGCAGTAAAAAGTAGGGAAGATTGGTCAGCAGACAAGTTGAGGACCAGATGCATCATAAACACTCACCGGCATTCCAAGATAGACAATCCGAGCATCTAACAGCAAAGAAGGTAAGTCAGGAGGAGCAGATTGGGGCATATCATATACTCCACCTCCTCCACGATACATGCTCACACTCATACTATACTTTGAAGGGCCCCTATCACTCATGCCAGATAGACTCCACATCCCCCCATTATTCAAATAATGGTGGGCAGAAGAAATGGTTTCCTGTCAGGAGTTGTTTATTCAATAAtctcttaatattttaatattagcaAAAATTAACTTCAAACCAGcaattgacaaataaaatgCAATGCTTTTTCTTATTCTATATCATCATTAAGTCACTCAGAAACTAGAGGAGCGTGTAAGAAGAGAGAACCTCTGTTACACTCGCTGCTTGCCGGCACACAGGGTTCTCTTCTGTCATGAACATGTCCATCTGTGAAGGTGTAAGGCCATAAAGGTGACGGGGCACATTCTTGTAGTTGTCCATCACTACgaaagagaaacaaaatgaattaGAAGTAATAACATGAAATTAGAAGTAATAACATGAATCATCTTACTTCTATATGGAGTTAATTCAGAGCTCCTAGAACGATTTAGAAGAATCTCAAATTAGATTGTTAAAAATCAGTGCCCCCAAATTTTCTATGGCCACAATATCCTCTTATGCAAGCTTCTCTGTGAGAATGAGCAAAATCCCAAAAGCAAAGAACGAAAGCTAGATGAGGGTAAAACAAGCATTGGAAATCTAGTTTCATGAGTATAATTCGATACATAGACTCTCAAATTCGCAAGTGCTAACAATATACTATTTCTACTAGTCCATACGCCGCTCTAGATTCTACACTTActaaatcaaaacaattacCTATTCTCCTTCATCTACATGCTCACACTCACTCTTCACTCATTGTCACAACCCTCATTTCTGCACTTCTGCTCTCAGCGAAGATACCTAATTTCTACATTCTGAAGTTCAAATCGACCTTCTACCATATTCCAAAACATTACCACAAAagttataagaaaaattttcaaatacttcCTCCAGaattaaagatattaaaaGGGCCCGTGTTAGCTATGACGTCAAGGAAAATCTCCCTAATTTTGCTAGGCATCTGCAATTCCTCAATATTCTCATTCACCTTATACTTATAATCTCCGATACCAACATTGAGTGCCATTCGTATAGCTTCCAATCATATTGTCCTTCCAGAAACATAAAACAAGCTTTCTTTCCAATCAAAATCTAACGTTCATGACAACTCTATGTATAATTTTCTCTTACattaaaattgattcaacATACACTCGTGTCGATTCTAAAGTCCCAcaaaagatttttgttttcctttaatATCCTTTATGTTAAGCTAGGTACAActcaatcaaacaaaacggGGACACCAAACccaccaaaaacaaaaaatccaGACTTTGGGCTCTGAGCACAAGGAATCGAAAAAAGAAGCGATGGGtattgagaaaaagaaacagagaCTAACATCCATCTTGGAGATTTTCTTCTCTGAACTGCTTGGGAATATGATTCACGGACTTCGCAGAGGGTGAGTTGTAGTACTTGGAGCATCGTTGAACACAGCGTTTTGTTCTTGAAAAGGGCGTCGAGAACAAGAGCTTGGGGTTGGGGATGAAGGAAGATTTAGGGTGGCTAGAGGTAAGAGCCGGTGGCTCTATTGATGGTGATGAGAGTGGAGATAGCAGAGAAGTTGCCATTAGAGAGATTGAGGATTTttctgctttaatttttaagattgAATTTATGTGTTAATTACTTGAACAACAACAACACAGAGTTGTGTTGAATCGAATCTGTTGATGGCGCTGTAATTAGAATTCATGGGTAATTTCGTAAATTAATCCTATGGACTCACTATAGGGCCCAACTAATCCAGACAAATAAGCCTGAGCCATGTGGGCTCGTAGCCCAGTTTTTTGGTCAGCGGGTTAATCAGGATGAAAAACAGTGTCTTTAGAGCcattggcacccctctaaaATTCTCATCAAACGCCACTTTTGCATTTAATAAATCTATCTTCATCAGAATTTACATAAATGGACAAATAAAGCTACACTAAAACTCAGCTATTGTCTTTGTGCACCACCCTTATTGTAATACATTcagaagttttttttatttgaaagattatttcaGATAGACTACTAAACAACATATTATAggatttaagttttttttttttttggatttatacctcaattttctaattcatccTCTTTCTTTAACATATTTTCCTTCCACTCATTAATAGTCCAGTTGGTTTGTTGagtattcaattattttttttttcacaaagattttcaaaatactAGTGCAAATCTAGTAAATCTTTGTTTCTGTCTCCAgctttagaaaattaaatgacaatgacaaaagaaattttgagatAGAAtctataaaatatgataataataattgtaaacATACATGCTGCTATATTTggttgttttaaattatttataatttatcaaaaataaactgatttaataaactaattaaaattcaaaacagaaagagagatttaaatgtttggttgaacgatattttaattttttaaaagaatgttttgggatttaattagatttatatATGTCCTTAAATGCAGTTTGCTCTATcaattaaattgtaaatacaGAAGAAGATGTTTTATGACGACAATGAGAGCGTGCCAACATATCTTTTCTCTAAATTATTCAATCCGACGGAAAACAAATGCAAAGAATATCCCTGAACCACCAGGAAAGTTACAAGTGAGGAGACCAGGAAAGTTACAAGTGAGGGGACCAACATGATTTatggtgtgtttatttttttggaattgaaaattattgaaatcaaaataaaattgaattaaaaagaaaaataaaaataaaaataagttgtttacttaaattataagaatCAAAATTGGAATAAGTTGTGGCCCTGCCCTCCAACTTGGAGGGCAACAGTTCGAACCCCCACAATCGTAATGTGGGGGTATTTCCTTCCGtaattatattgtaaaattgAATGAAAGTAGTCTTCTCTCTTACCCAATTGTGAGTTTAGTAGACATCTCTCGAATATTAATAAGGGTTCCCAAGtgtgagtggagtagacaTCTCTCGAATATTAATGAGAGTTGAAATCTGGACAGAGCTCCATAAGCATTGATGTAAGTTGGTCTAGTAatagtctgatttgtaaatatcaattatagtctcgtgtaatatgagttgtagtttgagcaatagtctcatgtaataaaaaaaaaacagaataaGTTGTAATTCCAATGATGTATTTACTTTGTCTTGTAATTGGAATAAATTGTCACAAGTTATTTTAATGCCCTTAGAcacaattatatatttgttcaCTAGCAGAATAAAgagtaaatatttttactataaatATTATGACCCTAGTTGTTATTACAATTAttacaatcaaaataattattttatcagtgccattattattatgataatataatataataatgacAATTATGATTActataacattaattattactattataataattgttgcTATAATTATACgtataataatagtagtaaaatcataattattttatttattataataattataattaatattataacagtaataatcatcatcatcgtcatcatcattACTGCTACTActatttctataattataataatataatatttttgttgttgttattattattgctactacaattattttacttaaaaaaattattgtaattatgataattattattatttaatattaaaatggggtaaaaaatgaattttttattttgttcaagtGCTCAATATTCAACCaacccattttttttaatatttaatcagCTTACTCTCAATAAACCGTGTTTAGGTTCTCGTTTGGGGAGATCTTGGAACGTGCCTGTTGTGTGAATGCGCATACAAATAGGGTCACTATTCACCGACTACTAATAAGGTAAGGGCAGATAGTGGATTTTAGATTGTATCAGTCGGGTAGGCGGGTTCTGGGAAAATCTCTACGAATTCTTCTTTGCAAGAGACATCCTTGGGTTTAGTGAAACATCAATTCATTCCCTCATTTTTATTCTCACCTCttttgtgaaaatgatgttttcATTCCTCATTCCTAAATTTTTGGACCACACCCAAAATTCATCtccattattttaatttttagcaaGGAAGCAATATCAATAAGGAATGTGAATCATTcttatttcctaatttaagaagtaaacacaccattttAGTTAGATTCGGTTTGACATTGTGACATTGTGGCTTTAAAACCACAATCCTGTTTGGTATGACTTGTGTAATGGCCATAAGTGcgtatataattttataagatcttttcaaaaattttggtaatgtttcattatattttgagTAGAGCTTTGGAGAATTTAATAAGCTATATTGCTCTATTAATGAGAGCTAAATTTTTGGGTTCTTGGGAATAGAAGTTGTAGTTGTAGAGCTTTTTAAAGAGGTAAATTATCTATAgtatctttaat
This window of the Citrus sinensis cultivar Valencia sweet orange chromosome 8, DVS_A1.0, whole genome shotgun sequence genome carries:
- the LOC102608840 gene encoding mitotic checkpoint protein BUB3.2 → MTAVHPPPTSGRELGNPPSDGISNLRFSNHSDHLLVSSWDKSVRLYDASANVLRGEFMHGGPVLDCCFHDDSSGFSASADHTVRRLVFSHGKEDILGKHDAPVRCIEYSYAAGQVITGSWDKSLKCWDPRGASGQERTLVGTYPQPERVYSLSLVGNRLVVATAGRHVNVYDLRNMSQPEQRRESSLKYQTRCVRCYPNGTGYALSSVEGRVAMEFFDLSEASQAKKYAFKCHRKSEAGRDIVYPVNAIAFHPIYGTFATGGCDGFVNVWDGNNKKRLYQYSKYPTSIAALSFSRDGRLLAVASSYTFEEGDKPHEPDAIFVRSVNEIEVKPKPKAYPNPPA
- the LOC102608550 gene encoding ATP-dependent Clp protease proteolytic subunit-related protein 1, chloroplastic, producing MATSLLSPLSSPSIEPPALTSSHPKSSFIPNPKLLFSTPFSRTKRCVQRCSKYYNSPSAKSVNHIPKQFREENLQDGLMDNYKNVPRHLYGLTPSQMDMFMTEENPVCRQAASVTEETISSAHHYLNNGGMWSLSGMSDRGPSKYSMSVSMYRGGGGVYDMPQSAPPDLPSLLLDARIVYLGMPIVSAVTELLIAQFMWLDFDNASKPIYLYINSSGTQNEKKESVGAETDAYAIADAMAYCKSKVYTVNCGMAYGQAAMLLSVGAKGYRGLQPNSSTKLYLPVVGRSSGPVTDMWRKAKDLEANAESYIELLAKGTGKPKEEIAKDIQRPKYMQAKEAIVYGLADKIIDSQDAAYEKRDYDMMLAQQMSMEREAGGPQAAPSGFR